The Alistipes megaguti sequence GCTGGCCGGAGGCCTGCTGGAGATGATCCGTCTGAACGGCGGCATCGACTGGATCATTTCGGTCATGACGCGCCGCATCTCGGGGCGCCGCGGCGCCGAAGGGACTATCGCGGGGCTGGTCTCGCTGGCCAACCTCTGCACGGCCAACAATACCATCGCCATCCTGACCGTCGGCCCCATTGCGCGCCGGATTGCCGACCGTTTCGGTGTCAGCCGCCGGCGCAGCGCCAGTCTGCTGGACACCTTCTCCTGCTTCACGCAGGGGCTGCTGCCCTACGGGGCGCAGATGCTCATGGCCGCGGGGCTGACCGGCCTCTCGCCGCTGGCCATCATGCGCTATCTCTACTATCCGGTTGTGCTTGGCGTGGTGACCCTGCTGGCCATCCTCTGGCGCTATCCGCGGCGCATCTGACGGGCCGGTGCCGAAGCGGAGGCCGGGGAACGGAGCAAAACAGGCTCCGGAACGGCGCAGTGAAAGTGAAAATGAACGGGCCGGGGGGAAGCAACCGCTTCTTCAGCCCGTCTGTTTTGGAAGAGAGGCGCGCCTCTCTCCGGGTTTTCCGAAGTCTGTTCGATGACGGGACGCCCGTTCTCCCCGGCGGTAAACCGGTCAGGCAGCAGAAACAGAAGATGCCGCGGACCTGCGCCAATCGGGGAATAGAGATCGCCTTGTTGAGCATGGTTTTCAACTCCTGTTTCTCGAGAAACTCGCGTTCGACCGGCTCGAAATGGAAATGAACCTGGGCAAAGGGGTCCTTCTTCATCCAACCTTTGGCCAGCGCAATGCGGACAATCTTCTTGGAGTTCATGAGGTACTTCGAAGTCGTGTTGTGGCAGCACCGCCGGACGGTCTTGAGAAAAAACTCGAAGTCTTCGATAAACTGATTCGTGACCTCATCCAGATAGCAGTCCTCTTTTTGATAGCTCTTTTGCAGAAACTCCTCGGTCAGCCGCAGCGTGGTTTCGTAGCGGATCACCGTTGCCGGAGCGAGACTGATGCCCGACAGCTCCCTGCACTTTTCGTTGTGGGCACGAAAGACCTCCATCAGCGTGTGACGGTCCGACTGCGCCTTGCCCAGATAGCGGTTCAGTATGATCTGGGCGGAGACCTCTTTCTTGTCGAGCTCGAGGTCTCTTTGAATTCGCAGAATGTTGGCGGAAATGGCGTCCAGGTACAGGTTCAAATCCTTTCCGCCGCGGCTTTTTTCGTTGGCTTTTCCTTTTGCCGAGTTCCAGGCGTGTGGCTCGATGAAGCGTTTGATCGAGGCGTCAGCGCGTTCTCCGTTGATTGTCAGACGCATAAACACGGGAGCCTCGCCTTTTTTGTTGGTCTTGTCCCGCCGAATGTAAAACAACAGACTGAAAGATGTCCTTTCCATAAGTACACCGAATAGGCCACAGGTAACCCGCTTTTCGATGCCTTTTTCTGCATTTCGGCCAAAATAAAAATCCCTGTAAATTCGTGATTTACAGGGATTTGCAATCTTTTGCGTTGTTTCTTGGTGGAGAATACGATAACTGAACCCATATCGTAATCGCCAACATGTCAACGTGTTAAGATTGTAAAAATTTTTAGATACACCGAATAGGCCACAACCTATTTTCGCTGTTTTCCCTTGTATTCACTTGGTTGTTACAAAGTTACGAAAAATTCCCGGATTTTGCAACCGAATTGGAAACGAACCTGCGGATTTTTTTATCGTTTTTGAGAATGTCATGACGTGTATAAATGTTTATAAATCAATATATTATATGCAACGGTTGGACCCGGTGCCCAATCTGATATTTTCAGCCCTTGTAACATTCCCGGAAGGTGACACGGCGGTTCAGTAGGGGATTCGGAAGTAGTCGAGCGTGGCTTTGCGGTTATTTTGTGTTGGCGAGCATTAAAAGATCGTATTACTCATCAAGTTTTGGGTAATGATGTTTGTGTCGTTATCTGTAATAATAATCTTTATAATGCAAGTAATAAATATTGATATATGAATTGTAAACTAGATTATTATCATTATATTTGCATCGTTATCAATAGCGTTGATAATGATGCATATTATGGAAAATGAAGAAAAATGCTGAGAACAATATCTATTGCTGGTGTTCCTATCAATCTTGATAAAATTGGTCGGGATAAACTGAAAGGGCTAACTCTTGATCTAATATTGAGTTTCCGGTTTTATTATGCGGAATTCAATAAGCATCCGTTGTGCCTTGTTGAAAATGCTGATTTGGCCCGTACATACACGCCGATGCGGTATGCTCGCATTGCTAATCAGATTGAGCGGATTCTGGACATTCCAGTTGTATTCATCTTGCAGTCTGCGCCATTTTATATCAGACAGCGACTGATTGAGCAAGGGGTTTATTTTGTCGTATCGGACCGTTATGTGTTTCTTCCCGGTATGCTAATTAATGAACGGATTCGGAAAAAAGAAGATCCGGAGCATCAACTATCCCCCGTAGCTCAATATGTCTTGTTAAATTATTTGCTTCATCCTGATCTGAGCGAATTTACCTTGCAAGAGCTGCAATCTCGTATTCCGTATAACTATTTGGCTGTATCTCGAGCTGTTGGTGAATTGGAAAGAAAGCAATTGCTGCAGGCTCGAAAAGACAGGAAGACAAAATTGATCTATTCCTCCATGTTGCGAAAGGATCTATGGAATAAGGCCATGCCCTATTTTGTGTCGCCAGTTAGAAAGATCGTTTATTCGGACGAGGTAGGAGGAGATTCTTTTTACATCGGAGGTGTCAGTGCCTTGTCTCACTACTCATTCCTGAATGCTGACGACCAGATCACATTAGCTATTTGGGAACGGGATTATGTTTCGGGAAATTATTCCTTCGCGGAGTGGGAATCGTCGGATTTCAAGTATAAGATTGAAATCTGGAAATATTCTCCTGAAATGAAAATTGGGCAACAGGGATATGTCGACAGATTGTCGTTGTATTTGTCTTTGCGCGAAGACAAGGATCCGCGGGTAGAAAAAGAATTGGAGAATATAATTCGTGAAATATGGCAGTAAAGGGTCTGGATAAGTTTAGGGAGTATTTTGGAGATTTCCAGGATAACTATGTGATTATAGGAGGTACGGCATGCAGTATTATGCTGCGTCATGCAGATATGAAACCTCGAGCCACGAAAGATATAGACATGATTCTTGTTGTGGAACGGATGACACCTGAATTTGGCCGTCGATTTTGGAGTTTTATCCATGATGGGGATTATGAACAGAGAGAGAAAAAACGAGGTGAGGGGAAAGAGCCGAAGCCTGAATTGTTTCGGTTTTATAGACCTCGGAACGAGGAGTACCCTTATCAGATAGAACTGCTGTCCAAACAGCCGGAAGTGCTGGCTGTTCCCGCTGGTTGTCATCTGACCCCGATTCCTGTCGGTGAAGATGTGTCGAGTCTGTCTGCAATCCTGATGGATGAAGAGTTTTATCAGTTTGCATTGGCCCACAGGACGATGGAAGAGGAATTGCATGTTGTTGATACGGTAGGTCTGATATGTCTGAAGATGAAGGCATACCTGAATCTTTCCGAACAGGAACCGCCTGCACATAGCAGTGATATTCGAAAACATATGTCCGATGTTTTCAAGCTAATGGCAAGCGGTTATATTGCAGAGCCGATAGAATTGTCCGAAAAGATGAGAGAGACGTAGTTGCCTTTATAACGAAGATGGAATCATTGATGCCTAATCAATCGTTACAGGCCAGCATACAAAGAGATACTGCCTTCATCGAGCAAGTATTGCTGGAAATGAGACGCATATTCGCTTTATCATGAAAATACAATACGCTTCCTCCCTCACAGAAACCGCGTTGTAGATATCTACAACGCGGTTTTTATTTTGTTTTGTCATACATTTGTCATACAGGGCGGGCGGATGATGCTTTTGAAGCAGTTTGCACCTACATCATGAATCGCTCCAACCTGTCTTTCCAACGCCGCCAGTCGGGCATTTCGGTTTCGAGCAGAGTAAAGAAGGCTGCGGTATGGTCGGGATGCAGCAGATGACACATCTCGTGTGTAATAACATATTCAATGCAGGGGCGCGGCGCCTTGATGAGTTCCGTATTCAGAATGATTTTCCCCTTGGGAGTGCAACTGCCCCAACGGTTTTCCATCTCCTGAACATAGAGTGAAGTCGGAGCAACCCCGTACCGTGCAAATCGGGAAATGATGGGCTCCGCATACTCGGCAAACTTGAGTTTGGCGTGTTCGCGGTACCAGGATTTCATCAACTCCCGGGCCTTGTCCGGAGAGGTGCACACCACTTCAAAGCAGCGGCCCTTGTAGCGGACGCTGTTGGTTTTGCCTTCCGAGACCCGAAGCAGGAACTGCTTTCCCAGATAGTAGTGCGACTCTCCGCTGACATACCGTTTTTCCGGACTCCGAATCCCGAAATCCTTAAAATAGGCCTGCTGCCGAAGAATCCACGGCGCCCGTTTGTGGAGTTTTTGCTCGATAACCTCTTCCGGCGTCCCTTCCGGAGCCAGCAGAACGACCTCGCCGGATGGATATACCTTGATTCCGAGCGTCCGGCGGGCAGAAAAGAGCACGCTGTAGGGAATCGTCTCTTTCCCGTAGACGAATATCTGCTGCATCACCGGAACCATTTTTGAGCCACGTCGACCGCCCGGTCGATGATGGCATCCATGTCGTCGAAGGTCATCGACAGATCATATTTGCGTTTGACCTCGTCAATCAGATAGTCCTCGATGTCGAGCTTCATCATGCCGACCAACCTGTCCTTGAGCGGCCAGTCGACAATGAGCGTCCCCTTCTCGAAGATGTGCTGACGAATGATGGCGTCGATCCGGTTGGCCGTGTCGAGTGCGATTTGCGTCAGGTCGAGCCCCTGTCCGGGCTTTATGACCGACTTGTAGACCTCCAGGCTCAATCCGAAGTAGGCCCGCGCGGCATTGTTATCCTTCAGCACGTCGGGAATCTCGCTGTCGGTATGATTCAGCACCTTGTTCATCAGGTCCGTCACCTGGGTCAGATACTCCGCCTCGTCGATTCGTCCCTGTTCGTACTGCGAAATGGTCTCCTTGAGCATCTGCGAGAACTTCTTGTAGAAGGCCGGGTCGGTATCCATGTTCTCGGTGATGTACTTGGCCGTTCGCGAGGCGATCGTGTCGGCCTTGGCCGCTTTCCCGGAGATCTTCTCCACCTCTTCGGCGAACCGCTCCTTGTCGAAGATATTCACCAGGTCGGTGATGACCTGCACCTCGCCGCTCTCGATGTGCGTGTCGATCAGCTTCTGAATCTGCCCTTCGTATTGCTTGTAGTCCACCGTGTCGGAGTAGCGCTCCTGCACGGCATTACGAAGCTTCATGAAGAAGGCCAGATCGTGCTTGTACCGTTCGACCTCTTCTTGAGGCGTATTTTGATGGAATACAATCGACGAGAGCGCCACCTTCAGCGTCCGGGCAAAGGCCCGCAGCTTTTCGTAGAAGAGCGTGCGCCGGTCCTCCTCGCGCAGGACATTGCCGAAGGCCTCGAAGTCGGTCGTGTTGCGTACCTCCTTGAAGAGGTCCCACAACTCTGCATGCTTTTGGGGCAGCTTGGCCACCTCCTCCGAAATGTCCGTATAAGTCCCTTCCAGATCCTCCTTGTCGAAATCGGTGTAGAGTTCCAGCGCCGAATTGAGCGACCCCAATACGCCGTAATAGTCGATGATATACCCGAACTCCTTGTCTTCGCAGACGCGGTTGACGCGGGCAATGGCCTGCAGCAGCGTGTGGTCCTTCAACTTGCGGTCGAGATAGAGCACCGTGTTGCGGGGTTCGTCGAATCCCGTCAGGAGTTTGTCCACGACGATGATAATCTCCGGCTTGTCGCTGTTCTTGAAGCGGTTGATGATGCTTGCCTCGTACTTTTTGGCCGTGCCGTATTCATCCATCATGCGCTTCCAGAAGGCCACCTCCACGTTCGAGGTCTCGCCGAACGCTTCGTCTTCCCCCTCCCGGGTGTCGGGCGAAGTGATGAGCACCTCCGACGAGACGATGCCGATTTCGTCGAGATACTGCTTGTAGAGAATCGCGATGCGCTTGCGCGGAGCCACCAGCTGCGCCTTGAACTTCGACCCCTGCCAGTTCTCCCGGAAATGCTGCGAAATGTCCCACGCAATGGCGTAGATGCGCTGCTGCGTCTGGTTGAGCTGGTCCGCATGGCTGAATTTCTTCTTCATGTCGGCCCGCTGGGCGTCGCTCATCCATCCGCAGATCTTGTCGAAATAGCGGTCAATCGTCTCCTCGTGTACCACCTGCGGCACCATGCGTCCCTCGTACAACAGCGGCACGACGGCCTT is a genomic window containing:
- a CDS encoding phage integrase SAM-like domain and Arm DNA-binding domain-containing protein; translation: MERTSFSLLFYIRRDKTNKKGEAPVFMRLTINGERADASIKRFIEPHAWNSAKGKANEKSRGGKDLNLYLDAISANILRIQRDLELDKKEVSAQIILNRYLGKAQSDRHTLMEVFRAHNEKCRELSGISLAPATVIRYETTLRLTEEFLQKSYQKEDCYLDEVTNQFIEDFEFFLKTVRRCCHNTTSKYLMNSKKIVRIALAKGWMKKDPFAQVHFHFEPVEREFLEKQELKTMLNKAISIPRLAQVRGIFCFCCLTGLPPGRTGVPSSNRLRKTRREARLSSKTDGLKKRLLPPGPFIFTFTAPFRSLFCSVPRPPLRHRPVRCAADSARGWPAGSPRQAQPDSRDSA
- a CDS encoding type I restriction endonuclease subunit R, which produces MSISFKEDHISQIPALLMLEKLGYTYLTPDEALALRGGNLANVLLEPVLRKQLAAINVVQVSSVRTTVFSEQNITAGIDALRNIPMDEGFMEASQTVYDLLTSGKTLEQIVDGDRKSFVMQYIDWKNPRNNVFHVTEEFAVSRTGMTDTYRPDIVLFVNGIPLCIIECKRPDVKDSIEQAISQHLRNQKADGIRSLYLYSTLLLAINRQEGSYATTATPEKFWARWREQFADREEEVRYRQELERVVNEPLLDDKLFGERFGYVRRNFEELYKQPVTPSVQDEYLYNLCRPERLLQLMYGFTLYDDGIKKVARYQQYFAVRQTMRRIRHIEGGRRRGGVIWHTQGSGKSLTMVMLAQAIILDKEIRNPKIILVTDRTDLDRQITGTFRKCQIRVENATTGSKLVELLNSKSDAVITTIINKFETAVRGIRTPLTDPNIFVLIDEGHRSQYGEMGIKMEKTLPNACFIAMTGTPLMKKEKNTARKFGGIIQPVYTVDQAVADKAVVPLLYEGRMVPQVVHEETIDRYFDKICGWMSDAQRADMKKKFSHADQLNQTQQRIYAIAWDISQHFRENWQGSKFKAQLVAPRKRIAILYKQYLDEIGIVSSEVLITSPDTREGEDEAFGETSNVEVAFWKRMMDEYGTAKKYEASIINRFKNSDKPEIIIVVDKLLTGFDEPRNTVLYLDRKLKDHTLLQAIARVNRVCEDKEFGYIIDYYGVLGSLNSALELYTDFDKEDLEGTYTDISEEVAKLPQKHAELWDLFKEVRNTTDFEAFGNVLREEDRRTLFYEKLRAFARTLKVALSSIVFHQNTPQEEVERYKHDLAFFMKLRNAVQERYSDTVDYKQYEGQIQKLIDTHIESGEVQVITDLVNIFDKERFAEEVEKISGKAAKADTIASRTAKYITENMDTDPAFYKKFSQMLKETISQYEQGRIDEAEYLTQVTDLMNKVLNHTDSEIPDVLKDNNAARAYFGLSLEVYKSVIKPGQGLDLTQIALDTANRIDAIIRQHIFEKGTLIVDWPLKDRLVGMMKLDIEDYLIDEVKRKYDLSMTFDDMDAIIDRAVDVAQKWFR
- a CDS encoding M48 family metallopeptidase, with protein sequence MQQIFVYGKETIPYSVLFSARRTLGIKVYPSGEVVLLAPEGTPEEVIEQKLHKRAPWILRQQAYFKDFGIRSPEKRYVSGESHYYLGKQFLLRVSEGKTNSVRYKGRCFEVVCTSPDKARELMKSWYREHAKLKFAEYAEPIISRFARYGVAPTSLYVQEMENRWGSCTPKGKIILNTELIKAPRPCIEYVITHEMCHLLHPDHTAAFFTLLETEMPDWRRWKDRLERFMM